The genomic window GCCACACCCCAACCTTTGCAACTTCCTAATTACAACAAAGGTGCAAAGGTAGCAACTCGCCGCGCCTATGGTGATGCGCTGAAAGCTTTAGGTGCTGCACAACCGCAAGTAGTCGCCCTGGACGCAGAGGTGAGCAATTCTACTTACGCTGAAGATTTCGCCGAAGCTTACCCAGAACGATACTTTGAGATGTACATTGCCGAACAGCAAATGGTGGCGGCGGCTGTCGGTTTGCAAATCCGAAATTACAAACCCTTTGCTTCTACTTTTGCGGCTTTTTTAACTCGTGCTTATGACTTTGTGAGGATGGCGGCTGTCTCCCGCGCCAACATTAGATTAGTGGGTTCTCATGCAGGTGTCTCCATTGGTCAAGATGGTGCTTCTCAGATGGGATTGGAAGATTTAGCAGCGTTTCGGGCTGTTTGGGGTAGCACAGTCTTATATCCCTGCGATGCCAATCAGACAGCGAAGTTAGTAGAGCAAATGAGCGATCGCAATGGTATAGTCTACCTCCGCACTACACGAGAAAGCACCCCAGTTATCTATGGTGCAGATGAACAGTTTCCCATTGGTGGAAGTAAAGTTATTCGTAGTTCCGACCAAGACCAAGCCACAGTAATTGGTGCAGGGATTACTTTACATGAAGCACTCAAAGCCTATGACCACCTGAAAAATGAAGGGATTACAGTCCGGGTTATCGATGCTTACTCTATTAAACCTATTGATGTGCAAACCCTGCATCAAGCTGCCCATGATACAGAGGGTAACTTAGTAGTGGTCGAAGACCATTGGAGTGAAGGGGGATTAGGTGCAGCCGTGCTAGATGCCTTTGCGGGTAGTGGTGATCTTTCTAGTTATGACGGGCCACAACTGCAAGTAATCAAGTTAGCGGTGCGCGATATGCCCAGTTCCGGTACTCCCGACGAATTACTTCATGCTGCCAAAATTGACGCTGATGCCATTGTAGAGGCAGTAAAAGCCCAAATTAGACAACCCGTAGGAACTGCTGCTGCGATCGCCACTCCCTCCAGTTTGTAGTAAGGACTTTAGTCCTTTATTTTCCAACTTACTCCCTACTCCGCATAACTAATTCAGTCGTTAGCCAGAGGGAATCAAGACCAAACATTTTTATGCTGATGAATATAGCCATACTCAATTATTTTGTGAGAGCCGAGAAACCCAGTTTTTGAAAGAAAGCGGTGTGCTGAAATCTCGCCATTTTCACCAATGAAATAGCATGGCATCAGATATTGTTTTAAAAAATCAGGAATAGAATATGCCTCTCTATAAACTAGAAGAATTTGACCCCAACTACCGAGAAACCTTTGCTGGTGCTGATGTGAAATCTTTAGAACTATATACTGAAGGTGGAGTGTTAGTTGGCTCAATCGCCGATGCTTTAGTTGACCATGATGGACGTTTTCGTTATCTAGTTGTTTCTACCAATCTAGATTCAGTCAACAAAAAAATATTACTACCAATTGGACTCTCTCGCATCAATTATCCTGCCAGACGTGTCTATGTAGACGGATTGAGTAAACAACAAGTAGAACATTTACCGGAATACCACGAACACTTGGCAGTAGATGAAGATTACGAAGAAAAAGTTCGTAATGTCTTTCGTCCGCCAACTGGTGATATAAGCTACGACCGCGAAAAATATAGCTACCAACAAGAACCTTCTTTATACAATTTAAATGATCAATATCATCAAACCTTTAGATTGTATGAAGAACGCTTAATTGCCAATAAACAACGAGTGAAAACAGGAGAAGTAACACTTGGTAAACATATTGAAACCGAAACTACAAGAGTTACAGTACCTGTTCAAAGAGAACGGGTTGTGATTGAACGCGTTCCACAAACAGCCGCAGATACTATCGTAGATCCAAAAGAAGTTAAATTCCAAGCCGGAGAAGTAGCACGGATAGAAGTTTATGAAGAAACACCTGAAATTCGTAAACAAGCTTTTGTGCATGAAGAAGTGAGAGTAAAAAAAGTCATCGAACAAGAAACTGTAGAAGCACAAGATACCATTAGGCGAGAAGAATTAGATATCGATACAGCAGGTAATACAACGTTGACTCAAGAATGAGGTAAGTAATTCAGGATCAGGGATTTGCAAATAAAAAAACATCCCAAAGTTTGTAGTAAGGGCTAAATACCTGAAAATTAAAGCCATTACTACAAACTAAATAAATATAACCTTTGATATTCTTGGATACCAAAAATTCATTCAAACGAAAGATGCCATCTCTCACATTAATCTTTAAGTTGGTAATTATGAGAGAAGTTATAAAACATTGAGGTTCAAGCAGATGGTACTTTACAAATTAGAAGATTTTGATCCCAACTACCGCGATACATTGCAAGGTGAAGATATTAAGGGTCTTGGTGTCTACACAGAAACAAATAATGAAAAGATTGGTACTGTTAATGATGTTTTAGTAGATGACGATGGTCATTTCCGCTATTTAATCGTTGACTTAGGTTTCTGGATCTTCGGTAAGAAGGTTTTATTACCAGTTGGTCGTACTCGTATTGACCACGGTACAGACCGCGTTTATGCAGTTGGTATGACCAGAGAACAAGCAGAAAACTTACCAGAATTTAATGAACGTTTAAGTCTAGACCAAGATTATGAAGAGCGAGTGCGTGGAGTATATCGCAATCCCAGTTACAGCAACCAACCTTTAGATACATCAACACCTTTAGAAACAAGAACACCTGTAGAAGCTCCATTAGAGACAACACCTGCTTATACCCGCGATACTTATAAATACGAACAAGAACCTAGTTTGTATGGACTTAATGAACCGCATCATGAAACCATGAAATTATATGAAGAGCGGTTAATTGCGAGTAAACGCCGCCAAAAAACCGGAGATGTCACCGTTGGTAAACACGTCGAGACAGAAACTGCGCGGGTTGCAGTTCCCGTAGAAAGAGAACGAGTGGTGGTTGAACGTATCACACCAGAAAATGCAGGTAGAGCTGTTTCCCCCGGTGAAGCAAACTTCCGTGAAGGTGAAGTTACTCGTGTAGAACTTCATGAAGAAACCCCTGATATTCGCAAAGAAGCTGTTGTGCGCGAAGAAATCAGAGTCAAAAAAGTTGTAGAGCAAGACACAGTTCAAGCTGAAGGGACTATTCGCCGTGAAGAGTTAGACGTGAATACTTCTGGTCTTCCCATTGAGGAGCGTTAATTCTTAATTAGCGTAGGTCAATTTAGTACAAGTGCAGGTAGGTATAGCTATTTAAAGCTCTATAAAACTTTACCTGCCCTTGTAACTAATTTTTAAAATGATGAATTTACAAATATAGTTATATGAATGAATATTTAACTTCAGAAACTCCAGATAATCAGATAATATCAGATCATACAAATGATGAAGAAAAAATTATTCGCTTACTTGAAGAACAGTTAGTAGTTGATAACAATAAGCATAAAATTGGCGAAGTAATTATTCGGAAAGTCATCGAAACAACGATGGTTCAAGTTCCTGTGCGACGGGAGAAACTAATTGTAGAACAAATTACCCCAGACCATAGGCAATTAGCAGAAATTGATTTAAGGTGCGGGGAAATAAATGGGGTTGAGTTAACACAGAGCGACAGATCAGGCTTGAATAGTCAACTTAGTGGTTTAAGCGTTAGTGGCTGCTTTATTTCTCCTAAGATTGCTAGTTTATTATTAAATGCGATCGCTCTAGAACGCAACCACGGTTGTCAGCAGGTATTAGTATCTATTTCTGTAGACAATGAAGAAAATCAGAAAAAATACCAAGAGTGGTTTGACCGTTGTTCTAAAGGTCAATTACCAAAGTCTGAAAAATGATTTGACAATTCTACAAACTGAGAACCCTGCCTTCCTTCTTCAAGAAAGCGGGGTTCTGTGCTAATACCGTGAAATTAACGTTATGGATGTGTAGAGACCTTGTAATGCAACATCTTATTGTATAGGAATATATCTTTTACGATTAGCTATGGCAAATAGCAAGACTAAAAATGTGAGCAATCCAGCTAAATATAAAGGGTAACTATAGGTTTGGGGATTAGCTTGACTAACTAACATACCAGCAATTACAGGGCCAACTCCATTAGAAACACTTAAATAAGATGAATTTAATCCTAATGCTGTCCCTTGTTCTTCTGGTTTAGCATTTAGTGAAATCAAAGTGTTAATCATGGGTTGTACTAAAGAATTAAACAAGGAAAAGACTATACTGACAAATACGAAATAACTGACTATAGGAAAAACAGGCATTAAAAGAAAGGAAAAACTTCTCACGCATAAACTCAAAAGTAATATTTTGGCTTCATTAAAATATTTACTAAGAATTTTCACACCCCAAGTTTGCATTATCACCCCTAAAACCCCAAACAAGAGAAACATTAATGTTAAAGACTGGTTATCTTGTTTTAATACATTTAGGAAGTAAGGTTGAAAAGCAAAAGTAAATAGAGTGAAAGTTGTACCAATAAAAAAGTTAATTATCAACAAAATACCAACTTTAGGAATAGCCAAACCTTTAATTAAATTATCTAAACCCAAATCAAAGATGTTGTGTGCTTGATTCTCTTTACTTTTGATAGTCTCTGGCAATAAAAAAGTGGTAATTATCAGAGCTATCATCGCCACACTACCAGAAACTAAAAACGCTGTGCCTAGAGATATCTGCTGTGCGGCTAAACTGGTGGCTGGCCCCAAGACAAAACCTAAACCCATTGCAGCCCCATATATACCAAAACCTTGAGCGCGACGTTCAGGTTCAGTCACATCAGAAATCATCGCCTGAGCAACGGCATTGTTACCCCCAGTAATGCCATCCAAAAAACGTGCTAAAAACAGAGTTGTTGCGGTTGTAGCTGTGCCTGCGAATAAATTGGCAATAACAGTTCCAGCTAAACTAATAATCAATAAAGGCTTACGCCCAAAGCGGTCTGAGAGTTTGCCAATAATGGGAGTCGCAAAAAATTGTGCGATCGCATAAGTCGAAAATAGTAAACTAGTTTGGAAGTCGCTGAGTCCAAATTGCCTGCCATAAAGATAGATAATAGGAATTAAAATTGTAAAACTCAGGGAGTTAATAAATGCAACTAAAGCAATAATCCAAAAAATTCTATTCATGAGCAATCGATACTATCTATTTATTCCGGTTCAAGTCTACCAGAACTGAACATATCAGCTTTTAAGTTCTAGTTAAATCCCCAGCTATATTTTTTGTGAATATTATCGATGAAATTTCCGATAAAAAAGCCTGCTAAACCAAAAAAACAACGTCTGCTGCCGCGAATTCACATTAAAATCCACAAAGGACAATTTGAAATACTTGGTATGGGTACATGGTATTCTTATTGGCGCGATCCTTACCATCTATTGCTCACAATTCCTTGGGGTGGTTTCCTCATCCTGATTTGTATTTTTTATGTATTAATTAATGCTTTATTTGCCCTAGCCTACTTAGTAGGTGGAGACTGCATTGCTAACGCTCAACCTGGCTCTTTTTTGGATGTATTCTTCTTCAGCGTGCAAACTCTGGCATCCATTGGCTACGGTGCAATGTACCCCAAAACAACTTATGCCAATATTATTGTCACTATAGAAGCAATGATTGGATTGGTAGGAATTGCCGTCATGACAGGACTAGCATTTACTCGCTTTTCCCGACCTACCGCCCGTGTGATATTTAGCCGTGTAGCAGTGATTACACCCCATGAAGATATGCCAACTTTCATGTTTCGCACTGCTAACCAGCGTCGTAATTTTATATTAGAAGCACATATGCGGGTGTATTTAATGCGCGACGAAGTAACAGCAGAAGGCGAGTTTATTCGTCGTTTTCATGATTTGAAACTAGTCAGAAACCAAACACCTAGTTTTGCACTAAGTTGGGTAGCAATGCACCCAATTGATGAATTTAGTCCTCTTTATGGTATGACAGCAGAATCCCTCTCACAAACCAATACTACTATTATTATTTCTCTGAGTGGCATTGATGAAACCGTCTCACAAGTAGTTCACGCCCGTCATACTTATGCTGCTGAAGATATTATCTGGAACAGTAGATTTGTTGATATTTTTCATCACACAAATGACGGACATCGTTACATCGATTACAAACATTTTCACGATGTTTTACCTTTGGAATAGGGCATTGGGCATTGTATTTTTATCCCCCTGCTTTCCTTCCCTCTGTAACCTGTCACCTACCTCCTTTATCCTTTTTGCCAAAACTGTTGGAGAATTTCACTAGGTTGGCGATCCCAAGTATCAATATGTTCGTAAATTAAATTATCTGAGTTGAGTTTATAGGTTGAATAACCATTGAAAAAAAGCCTCGCTTTCCAGGGAACACGCAACACGCCCCGAACTGTCCACTTGGCGATAATTGTGTCTGCGGCTGACTGATATACTTCATGCACATCAAAGTAGATTTCTGTAAAGAATAGCCGAGCATGAAATCTTAGAGTCCAAAATATAATTCGGTAATTAAATTTATATTTGAATTTATTTACTGGGTCTTGAAAGTAGATATTTTTTGTATATATGCCATAAGATATATCTTGCTCAAACAGTGTGGGTAAATCCTGTTGCAGAGTTTTGATTACTTGTTCTATTGGTAGGCGAGATTCCACAAAGCTTGTCATTTATTTTTTGCTCAAAAACCAACAACAGCAAAATCATATCCTATCCCAGTGCTAAAGTAGGAAGTTTTACAACCTTGATATTAGGGAACACCAAAAAATAAATTATCCGCAATTGATGGTTGGGTAGGGTGCGTCAGTATGAATAATTTCTGAGTATAGTTAGGTTCTATCGCACTGACGCACCCTACAGTTTGGATATTTTTTTTTATCTGGAAGTCCCTTACCTCCAATAGATGTTTTAAATATGACTCTGTTCGATAATTAATTAGCATTCCAGCAAAAATACAACCTATGCCTGTAGTTCAAAATTCTTGGCAGCATGAATATATCAATACTAACGGCGTGAAACTGCACTATGTGACCCAAGGAACAGGTCGCTTAATGCTGATGTTACATGGGTTTCCTGAGTTTTGGTATTCTTGGCGGCATCAAATCCCAGAATTTGCTCAACATTTTCAGGTGGTTGCCCTTGATTTGCGTGGCTATAACGATAGTGATAAGCCACAAGATCAATCAGCCTATGTGATGGATGAATTTATTAAGGATGTTGAGGGCGTAATTCGGGGATTAGGACACGATAGTTGTATTTTAACCTGAGTTCGGGTTAAAGATAAGGAGGTAAAAGCCACTCCAGTTGAAGGCTAGGTTTCTTAGGTTGATGACAATAAGCGATTAATCCGCAAAGAACGTTAACGCAAAAATTAACAGGGCTGACGCCGGGGTACCGGCTACCGCTTCGCTATCGATGTCTGGAATGCTCAATTTGAGAAATATTTTTGAGTTGGTCATTAATCGTCTCAATAATTGAGCGTTTACGGGACAAAAGCTTGTCATGAAGACGCATTAGCTTATTCTTCATATTGCGACGGGGTTTGGCAAAAAATTCAATTCCGAAGTCTTGTAAAAGTTGAGAAGCAAGTTTTTGTGAAACATAACCTCTATCGGCAAATATTTTGCCAAACAGACCACTCAGTAAATCGGGTACTGGTTGACGGTCATCGACATTACCAGGAGTCAGAGATACATTTAAGAGTTGACCAAACTCATTGACGACCAGATGCAGCTTAAAACCAAAAAACCAATCCACAGAAGTCTTGCCACGAGCGGCTAAACCTTCAAACACCTTATGCCTAGAAATCCGACGATTATGACATACCTTCAAGCAAGTTGAATCGATAAAACCGATACCTGTACATTGTCCAAAACAATGCTTCAGATAGACACACAAAGGTATCAAGGTTGATGGCATCCATTCAATAAATCGTTGATAAGAAGGAAGACCTGGAAATGCAGAACTCCACTGTTGTTTCACTTGATTTAAATAAAAATGCTTGAAATTCCGGTAGTGATTTTGATGAAAAGCGATGATAATTGTCATGATTTCACTTAAACATAAGCTTTTAGCACGAAAACGTTTTATTCCTCCATGATTTAACAATTTTTTGTGCCATTGCGCTTCAAACGCTTTACAGAAATCATCTACATGACAGAACAAAGCATCTAAACTAAACATAGGACAGGCTGCTGGATTTGTTGTTATTTTCAGCTTACTACCTGTCCTTTTCCTGTATCGGCTCAATAAGTAGGGGTAGTAGAAAAAATAAAGTCAGCGAGGGACAAGCAATATCATAAAATATGACACATGACGCAAAAGCTAGATTCGAGTAAAAAATTGGGAGAAGAGATACTGCAAACCATCGAGCCAAAAGGAATTGCAGATGAATCAATGCGTCGGACAGTAGAAATATTACTGAACCTAATAGAGCAATTGCAAGCAGAAGTCAAAGAATTACGAGATGAAAATCAACAGTTAAAAGATGAAAACAACCGCCTGAAAGGAGAAAAAGGTCAACCAGACATCAAAAGCAGCAAGAAAGGATTTGCCAACAATCACTCATCAGAAAAAGAACGACAGACTCTAAAAAAGCACAACAAAGGCAGTAAGAAAGCGACAGTTAAAATAAATAGAGAACAAATATTGGAATATCCCCAGGACAAACTGCCAGCAGACGCAGAGTTTAAAGGCTATCAAGAAGTAATCATCCAAGACATCACCTTGGGAACGGACAACGTATTATTCCGTAAAGAGAAATACTACTCACCTTCAGTGGGAAAAACCTATTTAGCAGAACTGCCTTGCGGTTACGAAGGAGAATTCGGTCCGGGAATAAAAGCTTTGGTGATGAGCCTATACTATGGGGGCAACATGACCCAAGGCAAATTATTAGAGTTTTTAGAAGATATTGGGATATCCATATCAGCCGGATATTTATCGAACCTACTGATTAAAAACCACACTGATTTTGAAAGCGAGAAAGATGAAGTATATGCGTCGGGACTAGAGAGCAGTCCTTGGCAAAACTTCGACCAAACTGGTGCGCGGGTGGGTGGGGTGAACTATACCACTAATGTAGTCTGCAACCCTTTCTATACAATCTACCTGACCACTGCCAAAAAAGACAGATTGAGTGTAGTAAAAGTATTGCAAAATGCCACAGAACTGGAGTTGATTCTCAATCAACTTACAGACAATTTAGTGGAGACTTTCCAAATCCCGACTAAATGGAAAAATGCTCTTAAACTATTACCTCAAGAAACTGTGTTGAGTGAAGCAGAGTTTAATACTCTACTTGATACATATCTACCCAAACTAGGTTCTCAACACCGGACTCGGATTATAGAAGCAGCAGCGATTGCTTTTTATCATCAACAAACTGATTGGCCAGTGGTGCAAACTCTCGTTTGTGATGATGCTCCTCAGTTCAAATTACTGACTGATAATATCGCTTTGTGTTGGGTGCATGAAGGACGACATTACAAAAAGTTGACCCCTTATGTTGCTTGTCACCAAAAAGCTCTTGATAAATTCCTGGATGATTTCTGGGATTACTACCGAGACTTGCTGGCTTACAAAGATGCACCCAGTCAACAGATGGCAGAAAAACTCCGGTCTGAGTTTTGGAAACTTTTCGATACTCAAACCGGTTATCAACAGTTGGATGAGCGAAAACAATTAACGCTGCTGAAAATTTCGGAGTTGCTTTTAGTCTTAGAGCATCCTGAATTACCTTTGCATAATAATCCGGCGGAGTTAGCTGCTAGGACAATGGTGCAACGGCGTAATATTAGTTATGCCACTCAAACTCTAGAAGGTACTCAGGCTTGGGATACTTTTATGTCTCTTGTTGCTACTACTCGTAAGTTGGGAATTAGCTTTTTTGAGTATATCCGTGACCGGATTTCTCAGGTTGGGAATATTCCTTCTTTAGCAACTATTATTCAGGAAAAATCTGCTCTCAATCCTTTTGGTTTTTCATTGATGACTGAAGAACTCCTTACCCCGGAATATTGAGGGGATACCTTTTCCTTATCCCGAACTCAGGTTATTTTAGTTGGACATGATTGGGGTGGTGCGATGGCGTAACCGCCCAGCGTAGCTGATCGCCTGGAATTTTGCCTATGCTCATCCTGAAATGGTTGATCGTTTAATTATTCTTAACTTACCGCATCCTGCTAAATTTGCTCAAGGTCTTTACACTCCTCAACAATTGTTACGTAGTTGGTATATCTTCTTATTTCAACTCCCCTGGCTACCAGAATTTCTGCTTCAATCTGATAATTATCAAGCGATCGCCAAAACAATTTCAGGCACAGCATTTAATAAAACTGCCTTCACTCCAGATGATATTGATGCTTATAAAAAATCGGCTGCCAAAAGTGGCGCACTCACAGCCATGTTGAACTATTACCGTAATGTTTTCTCCAGCTTCCTATTCCAGAAGAATTGGGGTATTTTAGAAGTCCCTACACTGATGATTTGGGGCGAAGATGATACTGCACTAGGTAAAGAACTTACCTATGACACTGCCGCCTATGTTAAAAATCTCAAAATTAAGTATATTCCCGGTTGCGGACATTGGGTTCAACAAGAGCAACCAGAATTAGTTAATCAGTATATTCGAGACTACCTTGTAGTTTAAGATACTGAATTTTTGTAAAAATTGATCATATTTTTTATTTGGTAAATCCCGGAAAAATTTTCACCTAAAAAATATATCTAATGATACATTTGCTTAAAGATATTTAATATTAAATTAAGTCAAGTATTTATGCTTAATTCGTTGCTCAAAGATGCCTATAAAGCATAGATAGTAATCTTTTCAGCCTCACGAATATACCTGTTATCTAGAAAATTAAATTGTGATTTAAATCAACATTATTTGGGAAATTAGTGAGATAATAGAACCGTGAGGAAAAGAACGGACACGAATATAAGGAGAAAGGGGGAAAATTATGAAACTCAAGCTATTAGCAGCAGTAGTCTTAGCTACTCCCCTATTTTTTGTAAACTCAGTCAAAGCTGGGAATCCACAAGACTTACAAAGGCTATTGTCAACTGGGGAATGTGTTGGGTGTAATCTATCAGGCATGAACCTTAATGACGCACATTTAATTGGTGCTGATTTAAGAGGAGCAAACCTTTCGGGTGCGAACCTTTCGGGTGCAAATCTCGAAGGTGCTGATTTCACTGACGCTAACTTGAAAGGGGCGAACTTAAGTTCAGCCTTCATCACCAACGTCAACTTCAAAAAAGCCAATCTCAACAATGTCAACATGACTCGCGCTCATGTTATCGATTCCAATGTGTATGGCGCATCAATG from Nostoc sp. UHCC 0870 includes these protein-coding regions:
- a CDS encoding transketolase; the encoded protein is MTTQEQLHQWHELAQQLRIDSIRATTIAGSGHPTSSMSPADLMAVFLSNYLHYDFDNPHNPNNDRFILSKGHAAPLLYSMYKAAGVITDAELLSLRQRGSRLEGHPTPVLPWVDVATGSLGQGLPVGVGLALAGKYLDQLPYNVWILLGDSETSEGSVWEAFDHAAHYTLDNLIAIIDVNRLGQRGQTELGWNTQAYANRARAFGWQAIEIDGHDLAEIDQAFSAAVSINDRPTVIIARTKKGKGVSSLEDLGGWHGKALKPDAEKQAIAQLGGEHQITITVNKPETQAQPATIATPQPLQLPNYNKGAKVATRRAYGDALKALGAAQPQVVALDAEVSNSTYAEDFAEAYPERYFEMYIAEQQMVAAAVGLQIRNYKPFASTFAAFLTRAYDFVRMAAVSRANIRLVGSHAGVSIGQDGASQMGLEDLAAFRAVWGSTVLYPCDANQTAKLVEQMSDRNGIVYLRTTRESTPVIYGADEQFPIGGSKVIRSSDQDQATVIGAGITLHEALKAYDHLKNEGITVRVIDAYSIKPIDVQTLHQAAHDTEGNLVVVEDHWSEGGLGAAVLDAFAGSGDLSSYDGPQLQVIKLAVRDMPSSGTPDELLHAAKIDADAIVEAVKAQIRQPVGTAAAIATPSSL
- a CDS encoding DUF2382 domain-containing protein, coding for MPLYKLEEFDPNYRETFAGADVKSLELYTEGGVLVGSIADALVDHDGRFRYLVVSTNLDSVNKKILLPIGLSRINYPARRVYVDGLSKQQVEHLPEYHEHLAVDEDYEEKVRNVFRPPTGDISYDREKYSYQQEPSLYNLNDQYHQTFRLYEERLIANKQRVKTGEVTLGKHIETETTRVTVPVQRERVVIERVPQTAADTIVDPKEVKFQAGEVARIEVYEETPEIRKQAFVHEEVRVKKVIEQETVEAQDTIRREELDIDTAGNTTLTQE
- a CDS encoding PRC and DUF2382 domain-containing protein, with the protein product MVLYKLEDFDPNYRDTLQGEDIKGLGVYTETNNEKIGTVNDVLVDDDGHFRYLIVDLGFWIFGKKVLLPVGRTRIDHGTDRVYAVGMTREQAENLPEFNERLSLDQDYEERVRGVYRNPSYSNQPLDTSTPLETRTPVEAPLETTPAYTRDTYKYEQEPSLYGLNEPHHETMKLYEERLIASKRRQKTGDVTVGKHVETETARVAVPVERERVVVERITPENAGRAVSPGEANFREGEVTRVELHEETPDIRKEAVVREEIRVKKVVEQDTVQAEGTIRREELDVNTSGLPIEER
- a CDS encoding YsnF/AvaK domain-containing protein gives rise to the protein MNEYLTSETPDNQIISDHTNDEEKIIRLLEEQLVVDNNKHKIGEVIIRKVIETTMVQVPVRREKLIVEQITPDHRQLAEIDLRCGEINGVELTQSDRSGLNSQLSGLSVSGCFISPKIASLLLNAIALERNHGCQQVLVSISVDNEENQKKYQEWFDRCSKGQLPKSEK
- a CDS encoding MFS transporter, which gives rise to MNRIFWIIALVAFINSLSFTILIPIIYLYGRQFGLSDFQTSLLFSTYAIAQFFATPIIGKLSDRFGRKPLLIISLAGTVIANLFAGTATTATTLFLARFLDGITGGNNAVAQAMISDVTEPERRAQGFGIYGAAMGLGFVLGPATSLAAQQISLGTAFLVSGSVAMIALIITTFLLPETIKSKENQAHNIFDLGLDNLIKGLAIPKVGILLIINFFIGTTFTLFTFAFQPYFLNVLKQDNQSLTLMFLLFGVLGVIMQTWGVKILSKYFNEAKILLLSLCVRSFSFLLMPVFPIVSYFVFVSIVFSLFNSLVQPMINTLISLNAKPEEQGTALGLNSSYLSVSNGVGPVIAGMLVSQANPQTYSYPLYLAGLLTFLVLLFAIANRKRYIPIQ
- a CDS encoding ion channel, with protein sequence MKFPIKKPAKPKKQRLLPRIHIKIHKGQFEILGMGTWYSYWRDPYHLLLTIPWGGFLILICIFYVLINALFALAYLVGGDCIANAQPGSFLDVFFFSVQTLASIGYGAMYPKTTYANIIVTIEAMIGLVGIAVMTGLAFTRFSRPTARVIFSRVAVITPHEDMPTFMFRTANQRRNFILEAHMRVYLMRDEVTAEGEFIRRFHDLKLVRNQTPSFALSWVAMHPIDEFSPLYGMTAESLSQTNTTIIISLSGIDETVSQVVHARHTYAAEDIIWNSRFVDIFHHTNDGHRYIDYKHFHDVLPLE
- a CDS encoding DUF2358 domain-containing protein; the protein is MTSFVESRLPIEQVIKTLQQDLPTLFEQDISYGIYTKNIYFQDPVNKFKYKFNYRIIFWTLRFHARLFFTEIYFDVHEVYQSAADTIIAKWTVRGVLRVPWKARLFFNGYSTYKLNSDNLIYEHIDTWDRQPSEILQQFWQKG
- a CDS encoding IS66 family transposase; protein product: MTQKLDSSKKLGEEILQTIEPKGIADESMRRTVEILLNLIEQLQAEVKELRDENQQLKDENNRLKGEKGQPDIKSSKKGFANNHSSEKERQTLKKHNKGSKKATVKINREQILEYPQDKLPADAEFKGYQEVIIQDITLGTDNVLFRKEKYYSPSVGKTYLAELPCGYEGEFGPGIKALVMSLYYGGNMTQGKLLEFLEDIGISISAGYLSNLLIKNHTDFESEKDEVYASGLESSPWQNFDQTGARVGGVNYTTNVVCNPFYTIYLTTAKKDRLSVVKVLQNATELELILNQLTDNLVETFQIPTKWKNALKLLPQETVLSEAEFNTLLDTYLPKLGSQHRTRIIEAAAIAFYHQQTDWPVVQTLVCDDAPQFKLLTDNIALCWVHEGRHYKKLTPYVACHQKALDKFLDDFWDYYRDLLAYKDAPSQQMAEKLRSEFWKLFDTQTGYQQLDERKQLTLLKISELLLVLEHPELPLHNNPAELAARTMVQRRNISYATQTLEGTQAWDTFMSLVATTRKLGISFFEYIRDRISQVGNIPSLATIIQEKSALNPFGFSLMTEELLTPEY
- a CDS encoding pentapeptide repeat-containing protein translates to MKLKLLAAVVLATPLFFVNSVKAGNPQDLQRLLSTGECVGCNLSGMNLNDAHLIGADLRGANLSGANLSGANLEGADFTDANLKGANLSSAFITNVNFKKANLNNVNMTRAHVIDSNVYGASMENLTITDAEIYHTAIGVGGEDGTVIPDWD